TTCTGGCCCAGCTATTGCTCATTGGATCATATTGCCAGAAATCATTGACAAGATCACTTCTCCCTGTCACATATCCCTGCCCAAGACAACCTTTACCCAAAAAATTGTATGTATTAAATCCTGTCGTTTTCCTTCTTATGCCCCCGGGGAAATCTGCCTTCCGGGTCCAGTTACCGGTGGCCGGATCATATTCCCAGAAATCTTTTTTTGCAGCCCCGTCATACCCGGTGCCAACATACCCTTTATCATTAACACTAAATCCTGTTGCATTGGCGCGAGGCCCCCCGCCCAGGTCGGCCTTTTGCGTCCAGGCATCCATTGTTGTGTCATATTCCCAGAAATCGTTCTTAGGGCCGGATAAAGAAGAGGGCGTACCTCTATATCCTGTACCAATATATCCCTTGTTGCCTATACTAAATCCTACAGCCTGTTCCCTTAAATTGCCAGTTCCACCAACACTGGCCTTTTTAGTCCATGCATTCGTCACCGGATCATATGCCCATACATCATTAGTACTAAAAGAAAACATATTAGACTGACCAGTGCCTACAAAGCCTGTATTTCCGATACTAAAGCCAACAGCAGCCGCTCTTGCGCCACCACCAAAATCTGCTTTTTGGGCCCATGTATCAGTTACCGGTTCGTATTCCCAGAAATCATTGAAACTGGCTCCAATTTCATCTATGAATGCGTTGCCGAGCCCTATATATCCTTTATTGCCTATACAGAGGCCAGTGGCAAAGCTGCGAGCCCGCCCGGAAAAAGATGCTTTTTGTGCCCAGCTATTCGTTGCCGGATCGTATTCCCAGAAATCATTGGTACTAAAACCAGTAGATATGCCACCGGAAGGATTGGCTATACCTGTGCCGATATAACCCTTAGATCCGATACTGAAACCTGCGGCGCCCGACCTGGCGCCTCCGGGGAAATCCGCTTTGCGTGTCCAGATATTGGTGCCCGGGTCGTATTCCCAAAAATCACTGTAGCGAGCTTCAAAACCAATGATTGGTTTGAGACTATCACCCAAACCAATATAGCCTTTATTGTCTATGCTGAAGCCGGTTGCCGAGAAGCGGGCCCCTCCGGCAAAATTTGCTTTTTGCGTCCATACGTTGGTGACAGGATCGTATTCCCAGAAATCGCTCTGGGCTTTCCCTCCCCTGCCCGTTCCCACATATCCCTTTCCTTTGATACTGAAACTAACCGCATTCATGCGGGTGGTGGCCGGAACACCTAATGATTGCTTTTGCTGCCAGGTATTCTCCTGGGAAAAGGTTTTTTGAGATAGACATAACAAAAAAACGGTTACTGCCAGCGAGGCTATCATTTCACCAGGCTGGTACGAAATGCGTTTATTCATATGGCGCATAACATAAGGTTTTTAGTATTTGATCTTTAAACTATCCAGTTCTTCGCGTTTAATGGTAGGCGGCATTATGCCCAGGTTTATTTTTTTAACGACCAGTATAGCAACCTTCCGGGCATCCGATTTTCGCGAAAATCCTTTCACCCCCGATAAACCGGGCACAAAGGGCTGATGAACGAACAATTTTCCATTTACATAGATATCATACCCATAGCCGTTACCGGGATCTTTGGTTATCTTATATTGGCAAGGTATTCCCGGAGGGGTATGTATGAACGCGGTTTGTATTTCCGGGAGATGTAACAACCCGCTTTGTTCGGCCAAAGCCGGATTAAGCATAGTGACGCAGGTAAAATAAAAGCAGTGTAAAAAAACTTTCATTTTATTCTATTTAAGATCAACAATGATTTTGCTTACTTTATATCGGGAGCGGGATTAAAAGGAGTTATGCCATAAGATCTGACACCGGCGTTTACCGATAACTAAATATAAAAAATCCTGCAGCGGGAACCTGCCTACCAGGATCATGACACCCACTGATTTTCATCAGGCCCAGCTGAAAAAATAACCAGCCGCGATCTTTTTGAATGGACTGCTTTTGGTAATTTAGGCAGATATTCAAAAACACCAACATGGAATTAGTTAAACCAAACACTTTCCCGCAATGGTAACTGCCATTGTTCATTTGCTTGTTTATTAACGGGCAGATAAAGGGACAGACTGAATCGCATGAGCCTGATTTTTTAGGCCCATTTTGCCTGAAAAACATCGATACCTGGTCTATCCACTCTAATACTATATTTCCTGAAGATCTGTTATTCTGAAAGTTTCTTTATCGCCACGGCGAATATCGCCAAAACGTACATAATCCGTTGCAGGCGTGAACGAGCGTGTATAATTTCATATTTATAGTGTATTTTTTGATCAAAATCGGTTAACGGCGTATATTTAAGTTTTAGCGGTCATGCGATGATGACCGTAGATTCTAACCAACCAAATGCGACAACATGTTAAATAAAACCTTCACGCCTTTTCCAATTTTGACAACGGAAAGACTTACACTCAGACAACCGGTAATTAATGACGAACAGGAAATTTTCACTCTACGTTCTGACAGCGAGATAAATAAATATCTTGACAGACAGATAAGCAATACTATAGAAGATGCAAGAAATTTCATAAATAAGGTTAATGAGAACACTAATAAAAATAACTCTATTTACTGGGCAATAACTTTAGGCAACACGAACAAATTAGTTGGAACAGTTTGTTTATTTGGTTTTTCTGCAGAAAATGATAAATGTGAAATAGGTTATGAACTTCTGACAAACTTTCAAGGAAAAGGAATAATGAAGGAAGCTGTAGAAAAAGTTATTGACTATGCCTTCAATACAATTAAGCTTGAAAAAATAGAAGCGCTCTCTCACCGAGATAATATGCATTCCATAAAGTTGTTGGAGAAATGCTCGTTTAAGACTTCTGATGAACCTGCCGAGCCAGATACTGATTTAATAGGCTACTATTTGACAAATTCAATCAGAAATTAAACAGTTTCCAGCGGCCCTCTGAGATGACTTCAATAGTGTTGTCGACCACTTTGATCGCGGTTTGATCGTCAATGGCGTACACTGGTATTGGTAACTTTGCCGCCCATTTTTCCGCATTAGCCCTGGAGGTGTCCGGGAAATTCTCATTCTCAAAGTGTGGAATCAATGCAAAGTCAACCAGTCCCGCTCCCTGAGCCGTAAAGAAGAACTTGCTTATTTCTCCCTGGGGTGTGGAGAATACGATATTCTCCGATGTTAGCGCATTCATACTTCCGCCGGGGTATGTACTATAAGTCTCACCGATAGTGGTGCTTACAACCATGCTTCCAGCGCTCATTCCCATATAGACTATTTTGTGTAATAGTGATGGTAATAGATCCGCCAGTCCGGATTGCTGCATCCAGTACGATAGATACAAGACATTACCACCCCAAACCAGCAGTGCATCAGCAGCCTGGATGTCCTGGATCCAAATTTCTTTTTTAATAGAGGGAAGCGCCGTAAGCTCCAGCACTCCTAAAGATTTCCACCCCAACTGGCAGAACCGGGATTTAGTTTTTCCACAGATGGCCTGCCATGCCATATTAGCACCATTAGGATGAGGATAGATCGCTGTTGGAATGAACAGCGCATTACATTCGGCGATAGGTTTTCCCAAAAGGTCAAGCAACGCATTGTTTATGCTATTGTTGCTGACGCCGTTGGAAGTGAGAAGAAGCTTCATGATGTTTAAATTAGTTCTAAATGATCATTTCTGTGGTCTTAAGTTGTGGGCTGAGAGTTTAACAGATTGCGCATGCCAACTATACGAGGTAAGTTTGCAACTTTGGGTCCAACTGTGCAATAGGGGAAAAATATCCCTATACGATTCGGTGCACCATACCTACTATTTAATTTATCCTGCTGAAAACACTGGTGCCAAGCACCGTGATCTCATTTACTACTGCATCTTTATTTTTATGAATAACAACAGGGTAAAATTCCCCTTCACTGATAAAATAACAATCAGTCTTTGGCTGCAAAACTCTTTCTGTTTTATCCCACAATTGTTTTATGACCAAATGATCTTTTACGACAGTTAACTGTACAATATTGTCCGGGTCGTCGTTACTTCTGAACTTACCTTCATAAGACTTTAATTCATTTACAGAAAGAGAATGTTTTTTCGATTTAACCCAGACGTCTTTTTTAAAAGCGATCACCTGGTTGATATTGCCATCTTTATCTTTTGAGAAGTTGAGGGTGAACAATGGAAAATCCTTTACAAAAAAATCCATAGCAGATTCCGGCACAAAGAAGCGTTGCTCTCCGTCCCAACTCTGCTTCAGTACCAGTTGTCCTCCCTGTAAAGAGAATTCAATAAACCTTGTTGCATCGCCCTGAAACTGATACAATCCTTCAAACTGTTTCAGTTGATCCGGCGAAAGTTCGATCTCCTTCTTTGTTAAAGGAGTATAATTATTATTTCGTTTCCAAACGCCATTATCGGCGACCTTAACTTCATTGACAGCACCACTTGAATCTTTGATAAAAGTGATATGAACGGATTCCTGGTTACCTTCCTGGTTGCTTGAAAACTCCAATGGCGATTCGGGCAATAAATGTAGTTCGTTACCATTCCAAAGCAGTTTGGCAATGAGCATATTATCCCTTGCGGTAAACCGCACATTCATATCATTGTTCTGCGGTGACTGAAATATCCCAGTTACGGCTTTCCATTCCTGTTCGCTCAGGCTCGCGCGTGCTTTTTGATTTTCCTGGGCTTTCACCCTGTCGGCAAAGAAAAAACAGGAACCAAGTAGAAATAAGGTTATCAGCAACCTGTTTTTGAATAAATTATTTATACAAGCCATAAAGCGGGATTTTATTTTTTAAAATCACAGTTCTATTTGATCCAGATCATGTACACGAAGTAGCCAAGCAGCAACCCGAACACTGCTACCATTAAGCCACTCGCACGTCGCTTCTTCAGGAATAACAGCAGCAACATTCCGGTAAAAGAAACAAGTGTAAGCAGGATGGCGCAAATATCTATAAATGTCGACCAGGCTGCGCCTGTGTCCCGCCCTTTGTGCAGGTCATTGATGACGCCCACAAAACCGGCACTGGTTTTTGTAAGATCGTAATTACCTGTTTCCCGGTCAATAAAAGCATCGGCCGCATAACCGGGTCCCTTAAATGAAACCCCAATCTGCGTTTCATCGATCCTGAAATCGCTCACTGGCGCGCTGATGCTATTATTCTTTCTGAGGTATTCAACTATTTCCAGCCTGGCTATTTTCAGGGTATCCGGATTGTTGACCCATAGCTTGTTCATCTTTCCTTTCTCTTCAATGGTACGGACCTTATTCACGAACTTATCCGCATGGTTTAATGTTAAGCCGGTTATAGCAAAGAAAAAAACAACAGCAAAGCTTATCATCGACAGGTAGATGTGAAGCCAGCGCATTAACATAGCCGTTTTACGGTACCAGGTGAGCCAATTCATTCTTTGTGGGGCCGTTTTTTCCTGCAACATCAGTTTATTGATTGCGCATTTTAATTTTTATGATAATCCAGGGAGACTGAAGAAATTTCAATATTTCCTGGCAGATTGATCTGCTTTGGTGTGTTATCGCAGTCAATCTCCTGACGCATCAGTTGGTGCGTGCCATGTTCACGGGCGGCTTCAATTTTCACAATGTATTTTCCGGGTTTTACATAATTTCCTTTGTCATCTTTGCCATCCCATTTAAGCGTATATTTCCCGGCAGAACGTGTGGCGCTTGATGTCGAACTCTTAAAATTCATGTCTGAATTATAGATGGTTCTATATTTAAGATACCACGATTTGAGCTCCGGCATATAACGGTCGCTGCCGTGCCATATAGATACTGTTCTTACAGGTGAATGCATGGTGTCTTCTATCCATACTGCCAGGTACGGTCTTTTGGCGAAACCTTCTTTTTGCGTATTGATCTCAAGATTGATGATCATCTCAAAACTATTCCCTCCCGCCTCCCGGTTTCCGGTTTTAGTGTTCAAATTCCCAACTATGCCATTTTCTTTATATGCTGCCTTCAGGCTGCCCCAACCTTTGCTTGTTTGCTGTTTACCATCCCTGGTTACGATGAGGTACTCCACTCCCGGCATCGTAGAGGCCAGCTGAACGCTCTCAGGTAACGACATTACATTAAAAGCAGTGGCCAGCGCGCCGGCATCTGCAGCATCAGGCGCCACCACAGTGGCACTGATAATATCATCGGCGGGAAGACCGGTGCGGGGGTCCACAATGTGTGAATACCAATGACCACCGATCAATTCTCCCCTGCGGTAGTTGCCGCTCGTAGCCACCGCCTTATCAGAGATCCGTAACGAAGCTATAGGGGCTTCATTTTCTGCATCTGCTTTGGGGTCCTTTACAAGAACGTTTTCAGTTACGTCGCCAGACACTACTATATCTCCCCCGATATTCAGCACTACTGCCTTTACATCGCCAGGTTTCATTGCCTCATTTACTGCGTGTTTGATAATATAGCTCTTCACAAATGAATTTAGCATTAGTGGGGCATTATCAAGGTGCGTAGCAGTTCGTGTTTTTGGATTCAATACCCAATGGGTTTGTTTTATCTCGGCCACGGCGTTATTCAATTCCTGTTGCGTGGGCACACGATTTGTTGAAGCTGCTTTCTTCCACAGCCGTGTCACAATTTCGGCAGATGCATCCAATGCCCCACCCGTGCGGTTACGCCAAACATCGAATAACTGCATTACTTCAAATAGCTCATTGGAAACAGGTACCGGCTGCCCGCATGTTTTTTGCCATTTGCTAAACTCACTTTCCTTATCGTAGGCACTCAGGATTTCAGATAACTTTTTGATCTCGGCAAGTGCAGTTTTTTCAGCTTCAGTAGCACGCACTTGTGTGTAGGTCGAAACTTTGAGCTCCATGGAGGTACCAAGCACATTTTCATACTGCGACAAATAGGTATGCAGGGCTTTTCCCTTTTTAGGGGGCGCAGCTGCGTAAGCGATTGTACATGTTAATAGCAATATCCCAGCTAAACAATAGCTGCATACGCTTCCGGAGAACATTTTTTTCATTGGATGATATTAAGTTAACATTATCCTGAAAACGATAATGTTAGTTTAAATGTAACCCATTTTTATAGTTTAAAAAAGTTGCATGAAAATATTGTCATTACATGGAAAGAATATGCGTAACAGGCTGGATTTGCATTACACCTGGAACACCGGTGCTAATCTGGATAATTTGCTTACCCTTCAGCGCGTCAAAAGAGACCAATGAGCACAGTCACCACTCCGCCTGACACCCCTCATTCAGGTACAACGTTGTTAAACCTAGATTTGGAAAAAAGATTGTATGAATTTACATATAGAATCGCCGCATAAAAATGGCGAACCAATTCCAGAAACACTTGTTCAAAAGAGATTTGAACATTTTGATAAACTGTACGACCGTATTGAATACTGCAACGTTGTACTTTACAAAGAAAAAAACGATGTCAATACATCTTTCTTTATAGAAGCAGCTATGAAAGTACCAAGAAACACCTTGTTTTCCAGCAACAGGGCCGGGTCTTTTGAGCAGGCTCTCGACAAAGTTGTCAATGATCTTGAAAGCCAGTTACGCAGACATAAAGATAAACTCAGGGAAAACCGGTGAACATAAATAACATGCCTGATGTCTGTATTCCTTTTTATTCAAATGATGCATATCAATTTACGTCCTGATCGCCCTCATTGAAACCGGACGTACTTGGGTTTAGCTTTGGATCCGATATGGAAAACAATCTCAACAACACCTGGTCTGTCTTAAAGCCTCTGCAGATGGTCCTGTTGGGGGCTATTCTGCTGTATTTTGGCAGCACCCTTTTTATACCCCTCTGCTACGGGTTCCTGATAGCGATGGTGCTTTATCCGGTTTGTAAATGGCTCGAACAGCACCGGTGGCCACGTAGCCTGGCCATTTCGGCAGGACTGCTGATCGTATTTATAATATTTGGCATAATCATCAGTTTACTGGTCATCGAGATCAACGTATTAAGGAAAGAATTGCCTGAATTATTAAATAAAGCAAAACCGTCTCTTTTACAATTGCAACACTGGATAACCTCTGCCATGGGTGTGTCTGTGGTTGCTCAAAATGAATGGTGGCAACAGTTGTTACATAATTTATCCGGCAACACAAGCACTATTTTGCAATCAATTTTCACTGCAACAGCCGGCGGACTGTTTACCTTATTCCTGGTGCCCGTGTATGCTGCCCTGTTTTTATACAACCGCGAAACATTTGTAAGGTTCCTTACCAAACTCACCGGCGCCAACCACCGGCAACAATTGCAAATTATTTTAGGCGAAACTATTAATACGTATTTTCATTTTATAAAAGGGATGATCCTGGTTTACCTGATCGTAGGCATCCTGAACAGCATTGGCCTGCTGGCGTTGGGCATTCCCCATGCCATTCTCTTTGGCATGCTTACAGCCATCATGACCATCATCCCCTATGTAGGCATTTTCATCAGTGCATTATTGCCCATTTCTATTGCCTGGATAACAAAGGACTCAATCTGGTACCCACTGGGTGTGGTAGCCGTATTTTCATTTGTACAATACCTGGAGGCTAATATCATATTTCCCAAAGTAGTGGCCACCCAGTTAAAAATAAGTACCTGGGCTACCCTGGTGGCCATTGTGGCAGGTGGCATTTTATGGGGGGTATCGGGTATGATCCTGTTCATTCCCTTTATAGGCATTCTTAAAATAGTAACGGAACACATCCCGCAATGGGCAGCGCTCGATATTTTACTGGGGCGTACAGAAAACGCAAAAAAAGCTATCAACGGCGAAAAAAATCCGGCCCTGTTAAATAAGAAAATACAGCAGGCAGTCAAATAAAAAGCTGGGACCTTGCTGTTGAAAATATTTTGAGAAGAAAGGGAAAAATACATGAATAAGGCAAAAACAGCCGGGACGGCCAACAGCGGCCAATATAAAAAAGCAAAGACCTGGTCGTTGCTGCTTTTCGCCATGTTTCTGATTATAGCTACTATTCTTGTAATTATATATTTCCCTGAAATAAAGAAAGAACTGGCTCTGCTTAAAAAAGTAAAACCATTCTGGCTGTTTACAGCCTTGCTGGGCCAGCTATTGACCTATGTATTTACGGCGATTGTATACCTGGCCTTACTTAAGGTTTATAAGCTGCCGCAATTACCGCATATTACAGCCTTGTTCAAAGCCGCTATTATTTCCCTGTTCTTTAATCAAACCCTGCCAAGTGCAGGCATCAGCGGCAATACTTATTTCTTTCAGTTCCTGGCAAGGTATCGCATCTCAAAAAACAAGATCATTTCATTGATCCTCGGAGAATTGTTGATCTTTTACGCGGCCATGGAAACGATCATAGTTACCCTGCTAATCATCTGCCTGTTTACTTACAGGGTGCAGCACGCCTTTACAAGCACATTAACGGCAGGCATGATCGTTTACCTGGTTTTCGCCTGCATGGTTGTACTGGCGGGGAAAAATAACATGCTGCATCGCCTGTATGCAAAAGCTATGAAATTAAGGTTGATCAGAAAAATAAGTAACTGCCTTGCCGGTAAGATGCCAGTGGAATTGTTGCCGGCAAAAGAAATTCAGCTGCGTGAAATTGTGAAACACCATAAACCAGACCTGGCAAAAGCTTTCTTTTTTCAATTCCTGGTGGTTGCGGCAGACGGGTTTACCTTATATGTCATATTCCTGGGATTAGGCCTGCAGGTTTCGCCGTTTATTATCCTGATTGCTTTTATCTGTACAAAGATCATTTCCATTCTGCCTTTTTTGCCGGGAGCGCTTGTATTGTATGAAAGCAGCTTGAGCTTCTTTTTGAGCAGTACAGGCATTCCGGTAGGAGCCGCCATTATCGCCACACTCGTGTACCGGCTTCTCTCGTTTTGGCTGCCTATGCCGGTTGGCGCTTTTCTTTACAGGAAATGGATCATAAGCCATCCACCGGCTGACCATGATTATACCGGCTACTGACTGCCGTCATTACCACAAACCTGTAACAAAATTAAATTGCCTGTAATAAAAACGCAAGTTATGAATTACATGAAATTGTACCCGGTTATCGGGTACCTGTTACTGACAGCCTGCACCTCAACAAGGATTACGCATTCCTGGAAATCAGACATCCCCACAAAAAACTATAACAAGATCCTGGTGCTGGCCATAAGCGGCGAAACAGATCTTGCCACCCGGCAAAAAATGGAGGACCACCTGGTAGGCGATCTTACAACGCAGGGCTATCACGCAACATCATCGCTTAAAGAATACGGGCCCAGGGCGTTCAGGCAATTGAATGAAGAAGCGGTAGTGAACAAACTGCAAAACAGCGGGTTTGATGCAGTAATCACCATCGTTCTTTTAAGTAAGGAAAAGGAAAGGTACTACGTGCCCGGACAGCCCTATTATTCACCGTATGTTGGCTATTACCGTAATTTCTACGGGTATTATACCACTATCTACAGCCGCATTTATACACCGGGTTATTATGTTACCGACACAAAATATTTCTGGGAAAGCAACTTGTTTGATGTTACCAGTAAAGAGCTGATCTATTCAGTACAAACAGAATCCTTTGACTACACTTCTTCCGACATGCTGGCGCATGAATACGGCAAAATGATCGTAAATGACATGGTTAAAAAACAGGTCCTGATCAAAAAAGAACTGGTAGCCAAAGATTCGCATCCCGGCAATCCGGCA
The Niastella koreensis GR20-10 genome window above contains:
- a CDS encoding AI-2E family transporter; its protein translation is MENNLNNTWSVLKPLQMVLLGAILLYFGSTLFIPLCYGFLIAMVLYPVCKWLEQHRWPRSLAISAGLLIVFIIFGIIISLLVIEINVLRKELPELLNKAKPSLLQLQHWITSAMGVSVVAQNEWWQQLLHNLSGNTSTILQSIFTATAGGLFTLFLVPVYAALFLYNRETFVRFLTKLTGANHRQQLQIILGETINTYFHFIKGMILVYLIVGILNSIGLLALGIPHAILFGMLTAIMTIIPYVGIFISALLPISIAWITKDSIWYPLGVVAVFSFVQYLEANIIFPKVVATQLKISTWATLVAIVAGGILWGVSGMILFIPFIGILKIVTEHIPQWAALDILLGRTENAKKAINGEKNPALLNKKIQQAVK
- a CDS encoding lysylphosphatidylglycerol synthase transmembrane domain-containing protein, translated to MNKAKTAGTANSGQYKKAKTWSLLLFAMFLIIATILVIIYFPEIKKELALLKKVKPFWLFTALLGQLLTYVFTAIVYLALLKVYKLPQLPHITALFKAAIISLFFNQTLPSAGISGNTYFFQFLARYRISKNKIISLILGELLIFYAAMETIIVTLLIICLFTYRVQHAFTSTLTAGMIVYLVFACMVVLAGKNNMLHRLYAKAMKLRLIRKISNCLAGKMPVELLPAKEIQLREIVKHHKPDLAKAFFFQFLVVAADGFTLYVIFLGLGLQVSPFIILIAFICTKIISILPFLPGALVLYESSLSFFLSSTGIPVGAAIIATLVYRLLSFWLPMPVGAFLYRKWIISHPPADHDYTGY
- the hpf gene encoding ribosome hibernation-promoting factor, HPF/YfiA family — encoded protein: MNLHIESPHKNGEPIPETLVQKRFEHFDKLYDRIEYCNVVLYKEKNDVNTSFFIEAAMKVPRNTLFSSNRAGSFEQALDKVVNDLESQLRRHKDKLRENR
- a CDS encoding DUF2271 domain-containing protein encodes the protein MKKMFSGSVCSYCLAGILLLTCTIAYAAAPPKKGKALHTYLSQYENVLGTSMELKVSTYTQVRATEAEKTALAEIKKLSEILSAYDKESEFSKWQKTCGQPVPVSNELFEVMQLFDVWRNRTGGALDASAEIVTRLWKKAASTNRVPTQQELNNAVAEIKQTHWVLNPKTRTATHLDNAPLMLNSFVKSYIIKHAVNEAMKPGDVKAVVLNIGGDIVVSGDVTENVLVKDPKADAENEAPIASLRISDKAVATSGNYRRGELIGGHWYSHIVDPRTGLPADDIISATVVAPDAADAGALATAFNVMSLPESVQLASTMPGVEYLIVTRDGKQQTSKGWGSLKAAYKENGIVGNLNTKTGNREAGGNSFEMIINLEINTQKEGFAKRPYLAVWIEDTMHSPVRTVSIWHGSDRYMPELKSWYLKYRTIYNSDMNFKSSTSSATRSAGKYTLKWDGKDDKGNYVKPGKYIVKIEAAREHGTHQLMRQEIDCDNTPKQINLPGNIEISSVSLDYHKN
- a CDS encoding Type 1 glutamine amidotransferase-like domain-containing protein, which produces MKLLLTSNGVSNNSINNALLDLLGKPIAECNALFIPTAIYPHPNGANMAWQAICGKTKSRFCQLGWKSLGVLELTALPSIKKEIWIQDIQAADALLVWGGNVLYLSYWMQQSGLADLLPSLLHKIVYMGMSAGSMVVSTTIGETYSTYPGGSMNALTSENIVFSTPQGEISKFFFTAQGAGLVDFALIPHFENENFPDTSRANAEKWAAKLPIPVYAIDDQTAIKVVDNTIEVISEGRWKLFNF
- a CDS encoding GNAT family N-acetyltransferase, with protein sequence MLNKTFTPFPILTTERLTLRQPVINDEQEIFTLRSDSEINKYLDRQISNTIEDARNFINKVNENTNKNNSIYWAITLGNTNKLVGTVCLFGFSAENDKCEIGYELLTNFQGKGIMKEAVEKVIDYAFNTIKLEKIEALSHRDNMHSIKLLEKCSFKTSDEPAEPDTDLIGYYLTNSIRN
- a CDS encoding PepSY-associated TM helix domain-containing protein, with translation MNWLTWYRKTAMLMRWLHIYLSMISFAVVFFFAITGLTLNHADKFVNKVRTIEEKGKMNKLWVNNPDTLKIARLEIVEYLRKNNSISAPVSDFRIDETQIGVSFKGPGYAADAFIDRETGNYDLTKTSAGFVGVINDLHKGRDTGAAWSTFIDICAILLTLVSFTGMLLLLFLKKRRASGLMVAVFGLLLGYFVYMIWIK
- a CDS encoding DUF4907 domain-containing protein, whose translation is MKVFLHCFYFTCVTMLNPALAEQSGLLHLPEIQTAFIHTPPGIPCQYKITKDPGNGYGYDIYVNGKLFVHQPFVPGLSGVKGFSRKSDARKVAILVVKKINLGIMPPTIKREELDSLKIKY